The following coding sequences are from one Mycobacterium bourgelatii window:
- a CDS encoding MBL fold metallo-hydrolase codes for MHFDWERLADSVYRCRLAFCDVTVGLVCGRAGALLVDSGTTLIETAAIEADVREIADCAVTHVVLTHKHFDHVLGSGRFRHAEIYCAPEVVDYLTSATDHLRQHALSYGADAAEIDRAIAALRRPQHAVSDAVIDLGDRAVTVAHPGHGHTRSDLVVAVPPIRAGDQVVLFTGDLVEESADPYLDDDSDLMAWPATLDRLLQIGGPDAVYVPGHGQVVDAAFIRRQREWLRERAAC; via the coding sequence GTGCACTTCGATTGGGAACGATTGGCTGACAGCGTCTATCGCTGCCGGCTGGCGTTCTGCGACGTGACCGTCGGACTGGTGTGCGGCCGCGCCGGGGCGCTGCTGGTAGACAGCGGCACCACCCTCATCGAGACGGCGGCCATCGAGGCGGACGTGCGCGAGATCGCTGATTGTGCTGTGACACATGTCGTGTTGACACACAAGCACTTTGATCACGTCTTGGGTTCCGGCAGGTTTCGCCACGCCGAGATCTACTGCGCACCGGAGGTTGTCGACTATCTGACGTCGGCGACCGATCACCTGCGTCAGCACGCGCTCAGCTACGGGGCGGATGCGGCGGAGATCGATCGCGCGATTGCGGCGTTGCGACGCCCTCAGCATGCGGTTTCCGATGCCGTCATCGACCTCGGCGACAGGGCCGTCACGGTCGCCCATCCCGGCCACGGACACACTCGGTCGGACCTGGTGGTTGCCGTACCGCCCATTCGGGCGGGCGACCAAGTCGTGTTGTTCACCGGAGACCTGGTTGAGGAGTCCGCAGATCCCTACCTCGACGACGACTCCGACCTGATGGCCTGGCCCGCGACCCTGGACCGACTGCTGCAGATCGGCGGTCCCGACGCCGTCTACGTGCCCGGACACGGCCAAGTGGTCGACGCAGCCTTCATCCGTCGCCAGCGAGAGTGGTTGAGAGAACGCGCAGCCTGTTAG
- a CDS encoding PucR family transcriptional regulator, whose amino-acid sequence MAPKHDVDKYVAVVAQRLHQRVDTIGDTLRAAIEEAITELPADADVAESMAASIAGNLETIAAVLLAGTPATAADLPLVTLEFGRLLAQHDVPVTALVRAYRLGQRQLTEVIFGELHNISMEPETRVAVIERLTTVLLEYVDWAAEQFVAAYAEEHQHRLVQQSNVRTAWVRGILDDHPPVDTDVAAEAIRYPLRWHHLALIIWRAETDARSDEFARLRRFTADLAAAVGASDTPLCVAADRTSAWVWLPYRDAPGDVVTKVRDYAGARPDAPGVAMGAVGSGMEGFRRSHRQAQRVRAAARARNLAPPAVVAATDSGLLASALLGSNVQEIREWVADVLGPLASETDDDARLRRVLHIFLRADSGYPAAARDLGLSFTAFNRLVEQAVSRRGRPLDDRLDVELALLACQWYGAAVLRRN is encoded by the coding sequence GTGGCACCGAAGCACGATGTCGATAAATACGTCGCCGTCGTTGCCCAACGACTCCACCAGCGGGTGGACACGATAGGCGACACCCTCCGCGCCGCGATCGAAGAGGCGATCACCGAACTCCCCGCTGACGCCGACGTTGCCGAATCCATGGCGGCCAGCATCGCAGGGAATCTTGAGACCATCGCGGCCGTGCTGCTCGCCGGAACGCCTGCCACAGCAGCCGATTTGCCCCTCGTCACACTCGAATTCGGCAGACTCCTTGCGCAACACGATGTTCCGGTCACCGCCTTGGTGCGCGCGTACCGGCTCGGGCAACGCCAATTGACCGAGGTGATCTTCGGCGAACTCCACAACATCTCCATGGAGCCGGAGACCAGGGTTGCCGTCATTGAGCGGCTCACCACGGTGCTGCTCGAGTACGTCGACTGGGCAGCCGAACAATTCGTCGCCGCCTACGCCGAGGAACACCAACATCGGCTGGTGCAGCAAAGCAACGTCCGAACGGCGTGGGTTCGCGGCATACTCGACGACCATCCACCCGTTGATACCGACGTCGCTGCCGAGGCAATCCGCTATCCGCTGCGATGGCACCATCTCGCCCTGATCATCTGGCGAGCCGAGACCGATGCCCGGTCCGACGAGTTCGCCCGACTCCGGCGGTTCACCGCCGATCTGGCCGCCGCGGTCGGGGCGTCGGACACTCCGCTATGCGTCGCCGCGGACCGGACGAGTGCTTGGGTGTGGTTGCCGTACCGCGACGCCCCGGGCGACGTCGTGACGAAGGTCCGCGACTACGCCGGTGCGCGCCCAGATGCGCCGGGAGTCGCGATGGGGGCGGTGGGCTCCGGGATGGAGGGATTCCGCCGGTCGCATCGGCAGGCGCAACGGGTGCGGGCGGCCGCACGAGCGCGCAACCTCGCACCGCCAGCGGTGGTCGCGGCAACGGATTCCGGCCTGTTGGCCTCGGCGCTGCTCGGCAGCAATGTGCAGGAGATCCGCGAATGGGTCGCCGATGTTCTGGGGCCACTGGCGTCCGAAACTGACGATGACGCCCGCCTGCGCCGAGTACTGCACATATTTCTGCGCGCGGACTCGGGTTATCCCGCCGCCGCGCGGGATCTCGGACTGAGCTTCACCGCGTTCAACCGCCTTGTGGAACAGGCGGTCTCGCGACGCGGCCGACCGCTCGACGACCGGCTTGATGTCGAACTCGCACTGCTTGCCTGCCAGTGGTACGGCGCCGCAGTGCTGCGACGAAATTGA